The proteins below are encoded in one region of Populus alba chromosome 2, ASM523922v2, whole genome shotgun sequence:
- the LOC118059359 gene encoding protein TRANSPORT INHIBITOR RESPONSE 1 → MPNKASTFPEEVLEHVLSFITNDKDRNAVSVVCKSWYEIERWCRKRIFVGNCYAVRPDMVIRRFPELRSVELKGKPHFADFNLVPDSWGGYFYPWIVALATAYPWLEEIRLKRMVISDESLEVIAKSFKNFKVLVLSSCEGFSTDGLSAIAAGCRNLRELDLRESEVDDPSGQWLNSFPDSFTSLVSLNISCLGAELSFSALERLVGQCPDLNNLQLNHAVPVERLAKLIRQAPQLVELGTGEFSAKLQPEIFSNLAGAFSVCKELRSLSGFWDVNPAYLPAVYPVCSGLTSLNLRYANIKSADLNKLVSQCPNLQRLWVLDYIEDVGLEALAACCKDLTELRVFPSDPFAAEPNVSLTERGLVSVSEGCPKLQSVLYFCRQMTNAALVTVAKNRPSMTCFRLCIIEPQAPDYQTLQPLDLGFGAIVENYKDLRRLSLSGLLTDRVFEYIGTYGKKIEMLSVAFAGDSDLGLHHVLYGCERLCKLEIRDCSFGDKALLANAAKLETMRSLWMSSCSVSFGACKLLGQKMPRLNVEVIDERGPPESRPESYPVEKLYIYRTIAGPRLDMPGFVWTMDADSVSRFS, encoded by the exons ATGCCGAATAAGGCGAGTACGTTCCCGGAGGAAGTGCTAGAGCATGTGCTATCGTTTATTACAAACGACAAAGACAGGAACGCCGTATCGGTGGTGTGCAAGTCGTGGTACGAGATAGAGCGGTGGTGTAGGAAGAGAATATTTGTTGGTAACTGTTATGCGGTGAGGCCTGATATGGTTATAAGGAGGTTTCCGGAGCTAAGATCGGTGGAGCTCAAAGGGAAGCCACACTTTGCGGACTTTAATTTGGTGCCTGACAGTTGGGGAGGTTACTTTTACCCATGGATAGTGGCATTGGCTACCGCCTATCCTTGGTTGGAAGAGATTAGGTTGAAGAGGATGGTGATTTCCGACGAGAGTTTGGAGGTTATTGCTaagagttttaaaaattttaaggttttggTGCTTTCGTCTTGTGAGGGTTTCTCTACGGATGGACTTTCTGCCATTGCAGCCGGTTGCAG GAATCTGAGGGAGCTGGATTTACGAGAGAGTGAGGTGGATGATCCAAGTGGGCAGTGGTTGAACAGTTTTCCTGACTCGTTTACATCACTGGTCTCTCTTAATATTTCCTGCTTAGGGGCTGAGCTGAGTTTCTCAGCTTTGGAGCGCCTGGTTGGCCAGTGTCCTGATCTAAATAATCTTCAGCTCAACCATGCTGTGCCCGTTGAGAGGCTTGCTAAACTTATTCGCCAAGCACCACAACTGGTTGAATTGGGCACAGGTGAGTTCTCGGCTAAGTTGCAGCCTGAAATCTTCTCAAACCTGGCTGGAGCTTTTTCTGTGTGTAAAGAACTGAGGAGTCTATCTGGGTTTTGGGATGTAAATCCAGCTTACCTTCCAGCAGTTTATCCTGTCTGTTCTGGCTTAACATCACTGAACTTGAGATATGCCAATATAAAAAGCGCTGATCTCAATAAACTTGTCAGTCAATGTCCGAATCTGCAGCGTTTATGG GTGCTGGATTACATTGAAGACGTTGGACTTGAAGCTCTTGCAGCATGTTGCAAGGACCTGACAGAGTTGAGGGTGTTTCCATCTGACCCATTTGCTGCAGAACCAAATGTATCCTTGACAGAAAGGGGCCTTGTCTCTGTCTCTGAAGGCTGTCCTAAGCTTCAGTCAGTTCTGTACTTTTGCCGTCAAATGACTAATGCTGCTCTAGTTACAGTAGCAAAGAACCGTCCAAGCATGACCTGCTTCCGTCTTTGTATTATTGAACCTCAGGCTCCTGATTACCAAACACTTCAGCCTCTGGATTTGGGTTTTGGAGCCATTGTTGAAAACTACAAGGATCTCCGGCGTCTTTCCCTCTCAGGTCTACTGACTGATCGTGTGTTTGAGTACATTGGaacttatggaaaaaaaatagagatgctATCCGTGGCATTTGCTGGCGATAGTGATCTGGGACTCCACCATGTGCTGTATGGGTGTGAAAGGCTTTGCAAACTTGAAATTAGGGACTGCTCCTTTGGGGATAAGGCTCTTTTGGCCAATGCTGCAAAGCTGGAGACAATGCGATCCCTTTGGATGTCTTCTTGCTCAGTGAGTTTTGGAGCATGTAAGCTGCTAGGTCAGAAGATGCCTAGGCTCAATGTTGAAGTTATTGATGAGAGGGGACCTCCAGAATCGAGGCCGGAAAGCTACCCTGTTGAGAAGCTTTACATATACAGAACCATTGCAGGACCTAGGCTTGATATGCCTGGATTTGTTTGGACTATGGATGCAGATTCTGTGTCAAGGTTTTCTTGA